Genomic window (Rosa chinensis cultivar Old Blush chromosome 6, RchiOBHm-V2, whole genome shotgun sequence):
CCTTTaaaatttctttgaatttgtCAAGGTATTTTAATTTCACTTCTTTAAGGTTTGAATTTAATTAGAACTTGTGGAGTAGGATTTTATCTTTGTACCGTCGAGTTTATTCACTTTTTACAAGTAGGCGCATCCGATTGCATTAATTGATCATGAGGAGTTACCAAAAAGTTCAGTGTTAGACAACACCCAAAGATGGATTCCTATTCCCCTTTTAAGTAAATTAGATCGGGATTTCACCATAGTAACGGATTGGTTCATCACTTTTCACCACTCGGCTCACCTTAAGAAGACGATGTCTAGGTAAGAGGCTAGGGATTTATCTCGGGTGTTGTGCCGTGTACTAAGTGAGCCTCTCTCTACCAAAGCCTCACCTACTCTTACCTAGTCATACTTTTTTAAGTGTTGCCGAAGGTTGAAGTGTCGAACTTTGAGCTTAAGTTTGGAACTACGTACGCCAAGCGTTGCACTTAGCTTGGAACTACGCCAAGCTCGTTACACCTAATTTGGAACCACGCCAAATTTGAAATCattcttccattttcttttctactTACAAGTTCTTGCTAAATTCTTATCCTCTTAGAAGTGCTATTAAAGTTATATTGATAAAGGAAGGGAGGTTGAAAATAAACAAGTCTTTGAGCAAATTGCACATATTTGGGTAAAAAGCGTAAATAGTTAAGTAAGCTCTAACAATTGCAATTTGCAAAAGTTAGAAAGATTTGTGCAATTACTCTTTTTAAGTGTGTTAATTTGTATAGTTTATTGTATTCTTATTTACTAACACTTTTGACTCGTGTAATTCATAGGTGTATATGACTTTGTCCCCTCAACTTGGAAGTGGTTTACACACCATTCTAGAGCCTAACGATCAAGAGACACCACAAGGGCAATCACTTAAGGTCATGGCCCCTTCTTCATCTACTATCTATTCTAATCCGTTGGTTTGATCATTCGAGGAAGTTTCAAGTAGTTCAAGTGATAATTTGGAGAAAGGAAGTCCGGTTCTAGTTGTTAATAATCTAGCCACCTTAGATAGATTATTCAAGCTAGACCAAGAAGCAAGGGTTGCAAATCCAAGCCTTGGACCGAGAAAGTACCATATTGTGATGGCCGGTGAAGAGGAAAGAGAGGAAAGGGGAGAGAAAAGGCCAATAAGGGATTGTGCCTTACCATCATTGTCTACACATTCAAGATGCATTGTCTTACCACCATGTGCCTCTTCATTTGAGATGAAGCCAAGTTTCTTGCAAACACTTCCAACTTTTTATGGATTGCCAAACAATGATCCATATCACCATCTACTAGAGTTTGAGGAGGATTGTGCAAACATTAAGCTCAATGGAATGACGGAGGATGCTTTGAAGCTTCGGTTGTTTCCATGTTCCTTGAAGGAGAAAGCAAAGATGTGGCTCAACAAGTTGCCTTCGAATAGAATCCACCCTTGGGAAGAAATGCAAAGGAAGTTTATCACTAAGTACTTTCCAccaggaaaagaaaatgagagGAGGACCGCTTTGATGACTTTTAGAGAAGATTAAGATGAGTTATTTCACTAAGCATCGGAGAGGTTCAAGGACCTTGAGCTTGGTTTCCCTAACCATGGTCAAAGTCAAGACATGTTGATGAGCCTTTTCTATCAAGGATTGTCTTCGGAAACTAGAAGGAAGGTTGATAATGCAAGTGGTGGTGACTTCATGGATATGACCTCAAGAGAAGCACATAAAGTGTAGAGATACTAGCCGAGAGATCTCAATTGTGGGAAAATAACCCACAAGTTCGCAAGCCTTATACGTCACATGTGTCTCTAAGGGAAGCGACTCAACCAAAAACCAGTGGCATGTATGAAATCAAAGCATCAAGCTTGGATGTACATCATGAGTTCAAGAGGTTGGAAGATAGTCTTAACAAGAAATTTGATATGCTTTTGAAGCAAGGCAAGCAAGGGGTCCATGAGCAAGACAATGAGGTTCAAGGGCCATAAGTATGCTTGATTTGTGAGGGGGTGAACCATGATACTCTCTCTTGTCCACATGGAGATTGTTTCCCAGAATTATCGAAGGTGCAAGCAAATGGGGTACCAAAAGCCTAAGAATGATCCATACTCCAACACATATAATGTTGGGTGGAGAAACTACCCTAACTTTTCATGGGGTGGCAATCAAGGAGGCACACAAGGAGTAGGTTTTAGTGGCGGTAATTATGGAGGGGCTAGTGGAAGCCAAGGGTTTCAAGGCAATAAGGGTGTACTTGGTGGTGGTGCTTATCCTAGGCCAGCTTATCAAGCAAGGTCTCCATTCCAAGCTTCTATTCCTCCATCTCAAGGGGAAGCACCGAAGTCTAGCCTAAAGGAGATGCTTGCCAAAGTGCTAGCAAATCAAAATGAGATCATTCAAAGTGTTCGAAATGAGGTGGCATCCACTACCCAAGGTTTGCATAAGCTTGAAGCACAAGTTGGGCAATTGGCTAGTGAGATGAGAGAAAGGAAGCAAGGAGATTTGCCTTCCATGACCAAGAAGAATCCACGAGTCAACCAAGCCAAGGCAATCACAACTTTGAGAAGTGGGAAGGCATATGACAACAAGGTTATTCTtaatgatgatgatgtagaGATGGATGCACTAAGGGAACCTTTGTTGACCCCCAAAGTGCCAAGAGTACCTCACGGGTTTGAAGAGAAGTCTAAGGGCATGAAGGAGAATATGAGACATGATGGAGTGATCAAAGACAAGACCAAGACCATGAATAATGGTGTCGGAGTAAGTAGGTCTAATCCAAGTGTTGAGGACATGCAAGAAGAAGTGTCACTTCCTTTTCCACAAGCGGTGTATCAAGAGAAAGCCTTGAGCAAAAAGGAGAAGAAGTCCATGGAGTGTTTTGATGTTTTCAAGAAGGTGGAGGTCAATATTCCTCTTCTTAATGCAATCAAGACTATTCCTACTTATCCCAAGTTTCTCAAAGATTTATGCACACATAAGAGATACAGTAGCAAGTTGATGAAGGATGACAAAGTATGCTTGAACGAGAGAATTAGTGTCGTACTTCAAAGGAGGTTACCTCCCAAGCTCAAGGATCCGAGATCCTTTACTATTCCTTGCAAGATTGGTGAGAAGCCATTTGAAAAGGCACTTATGGATTTGGGGGCAAGTATAAATTTGATGCCTTATGGAGTTTACAAGGAGCTTGGGTTAAGCAACATCAAACCTATCCAAAGTTCTCTCCAACTAGCCGATAGAAGTGTGGTGTATCCGAGAGGAGTCGTGGAGGATGTGCTAGTGCATTTGGACGAATTGGTCATACCGGCCGATTTTGTTATTCTTGACATGAAGGAAGTCTATCAAGATGATCTCCCTATCATCTTTGGTAGAGCTTTTATGGCCACGGCGGGGACAAAAATTGATGTCAAATTGGGCTTACTCACTATGACCGTGTATGACACCACTATTGGGTTCAAGATCTTTGTTGAATTGAGGAAGCCCATGAGGTTGCAAAAAGTCTATTCTATTGAAGTAGGGGATAACATTGAAGACTTGGTGGAACACACCTTTCGTGAGACTTCATCGAGTGATGCCTTAGAAGCGGCATTAGCACACTTCGGTATGGATTTTTGTGAAGAAGGTACTATGGAAGCCATTGAGCACCTTGATTCTTATCTTTCTATGGGTAGACCGACACTTGAGAATGGTTATTACACAAGGCATGAGGCTAATGAGGTTCATACCTCTAAGACTCATCTTTCCATTGATTCCTCTCCTCCGGTTGTAAGTTCAACTTCTATTAAGTTGAAGCTCCTTCCCTCACACTTGAATTATGTATATATTGATGATGCATCCACCAAAGTTACATGGGCCTGGCTAGGGTGTtaaaagtaggggaagaagatagccatacgaatgagcctcccaggatCGGGTGATAGCCTTCCAGTCTAAAGCACTCtcatatactcccgttatatacccacacgccactaagtgtagcgatcaggatactgggctttagcattactgtcacaaagacagtaaccagtgccacaaaggcggacgggcttcggttatcccatcacctcgccacaaaggcggacatcaatgctagcaatgataatagtcacccaaagtatggcaaaagaaaatccgaaaaccacataaatccataaatacataaagcttccccatctcttgcaaatgaatttccaacgacgtgtcccacacgccaagataatctcaagttcaaaaataaataggagagaaataataataaaacataatctccataaatcgaaacaaaaccaattccaagatcatcatcaaggcattcccaatgccaaaaccgaaagtcgataaataaataagaaatataactccatcgaaatcccatttcgaaaatcctttaaaaatctcaaatcgacgaatagaaatataattaatccaAAAAACCACCTCGAAAGAATAATTAAATAGTATAATTccagaaatcacctcggaaataaataattcatcgaataatattataaatcataatcaacctctgaaaactcattattgaagcAATTCctcatatgctcaaaatataaaagatgataattaactagagcattactttaagaaataaatgcatgcatcattaattTAAAACAAAGTCCACTCACTGT
Coding sequences:
- the LOC112171219 gene encoding uncharacterized protein LOC112171219, coding for MEIVSQNYRRCKQMGYQKPKNDPYSNTYNVGWRNYPNFSWGGNQGGTQGVGFSGGNYGGASGSQGFQGNKGVLGGGAYPRPAYQARSPFQASIPPSQGEAPKSSLKEMLAKVLANQNEIIQSVRNEVASTTQGLHKLEAQVGQLASEMRERKQGDLPSMTKKNPRVNQAKAITTLRSGKAYDNKVILNDDDVEMDALREPLLTPKVPRVPHGFEEKSKGMKENMRHDGVIKDKTKTMNNGVGVSRSNPSVEDMQEEVSLPFPQAVYQEKALSKKEKKSMECFDVFKKVEVNIPLLNAIKTIPTYPKFLKDLCTHKRYSSKLMKDDKVCLNERISVVLQRRLPPKLKDPRSFTIPCKIGEKPFEKALMDLGASINLMPYGVYKELGLSNIKPIQSSLQLADRSVVYPRGVVEDVLVHLDELVIPADFVILDMKEVYQDDLPIIFGRAFMATAGTKIDVKLGLLTMTVYDTTIGFKIFVELRKPMRLQKVYSIEVGDNIEDLVEHTFRETSSSDALEAALAHFGMDFCEEGTMEAIEHLDSYLSMGRPTLENGYYTRHEANEVHTSKTHLSIDSSPPVVSSTSIKLKLLPSHLNYVYIDDASTKVTWAWLGC